The nucleotide sequence CTTCTATCGCGCGGCAGGAAGCGTGCAGGGGAGGAAGATTCAGAAGATCACTTGGTACAAGGATCCTCCGAACACCCAGCCCGGGGTTTATGCAGCTGTCGATTTCACCGGCCAGTTTCCCAATCTGAGCCTCTACTGCGGCTTCGTGGCATGGCGCCAGCAGGACGACGGGGCGCTCGAAATCGTTCGCGAGGAAGCGAACTCCATCGAGAAGTCGGTCGCGGAGAGGATGATTCCCGAAATGATGCAGCGCGCTCGAAATCAGTTTCGATGCTAGGTGGGCTACCGTCCAAGCGGAGGCGATGAGCGCGATATGGTTGCGGGGATTGATCGGCCGCTATGTGTCAATAGAGAGGGCTGCAACAGGCCAAAAGTGGAGGCTCATCTTCGTCGAACGCGGCCGTCGACCAGAAATCTCGTAGGCGCGTGGTGAAGGCATCTTGATTCGCTGAGAGGCTGCAGGCATCGTGCCCACGATGAATGATGTGGACACGATGGATGGTGTGGTTAAGCTACAAGGCCCTGCTGGCCAAGGGCGTCGTCGAAGCTGGCTGCCTGACCCATGCGCAGCGCAAGTTCGGCGAGCTGCACACGGCCAATAAGAGTCAGATCGCAGAGGCTGGAATCCGGTACTCGCCCGGCTCTACGAGATCGAGCGCGAGGTGAGGGACTTGGACGCAGATGAGCGGCGCCAAATCCGGCAAATCTGAGATACGTCCTCTTGCGCCTTCCGACGCAGCCGCGTAGGCGCATCCAGGAACTGCCGCCTCACCACTGGACACCGTCGACTTGACTACTCATCGTCAACACCGTCGGTTGCCCATCCACGCTCGCTGACATACGACTTCACGTCGCCAAAACTGGCGTCCGTGACATGAAACAAGTAGGCAAAAGCAAGGAGTGACCCACACCTCAAATAGAGTTTCTCAGCGTCCCGCTCTACCTCAAGAGGAAGAAGATTAAGCCCGCGAACTGAGTGTTCGGGCGGCATCGGGCGCCCAAGTACTTGTTCGATACGCAGATGGGTCTCAGCGAAGGCCATCTCTGTTCGTTGAAGGAAGGAGCAGAAATAATACTGGCCCGTCACGCGGAATGCCCGACCGCTTACCATTCACCTTCCATGAGCGGCTCGTTTTTCTTTGGACAACACACGGTTCTCGTATCGAATCGGCGGCTGACAACGCTCGTTGAGTTCGCTCTCTCCACTGCCAACGACCAAGCCACAACGGACGAATCACGGGCATTCGTCGATCGTTTCGACAAATTCCAGGCCGACACATTCTTCCCAGGCATCGACATCGACCTGGAAGAAATTTTCATCTCGCCGTCGGAGCGACGATTCTGGGCGAGCGCCTTCGCTGAACTAGCTAAGCGGATAGAACAGCGACGAATCGGTAGTCCCGATCAGCACGATTGGCGCCAGGAAGCCGCAGATCAGGCGGCGCGGATTGCTCGGATGCTGGTCTCCAATCAAGACGAAGGCTGACAAGACCGGCTCCTGCAGGGAGCTTCTTGGCAACGATCTCTGCAGGGCGTCAAGATGTCTTCGCTGGACGCTTACAAAAATGGGTCTGCTCAGTCCTTCAATCTGCGTTAGACCTGCCGCTCGTCGCCGGCGCAATTAAGTTTGGCGAAAAACTAGGTGGTGTTGAATGCGTATTGCTCGGAGATCGGGACTGGACGTCGAGAGCTACTCTGCGTCGAACCCTGCTCGGTATGGAGGAAAGGGTAGAAATTGAAGCACTGGTCCCCAGTTAGGTTACTCACTTCATGCTCCCATCCGGTCCAGCGCAACTGATCATAAAAGGCGTGAAGACGTTTGGAAAATGCCCATTGCGTGAATGCGGCATGACCAACTCCAAGGTTTTCCCACTCGAGCGTATCCGGTGCAAGGTAGTACATGACCCCTTGGTCGTCACCGAAAGCACCGCCGTTGATCGCGAAGAATCCGCCGACCGCATCGTCTGCTACAAGGCAGAACCCGTTCGACCGTCCTACGTTCCAAGCCGCTATGTTGCGAGTC is from Variovorax paradoxus and encodes:
- a CDS encoding DUF4019 domain-containing protein — its product is MISAIASTAAFAQQPPFDLPPQQVSPSFQDAKTRPTEAQARRLVERTYAYFAAKDAGRFADAYSTFSATQKQTVPFDGWKAQLENFYRAAGSVQGRKIQKITWYKDPPNTQPGVYAAVDFTGQFPNLSLYCGFVAWRQQDDGALEIVREEANSIEKSVAERMIPEMMQRARNQFRC
- a CDS encoding DUF2625 domain-containing protein; translation: MRPLHELLEVQEPAMAFVERWAREAELPVEILPPSTSNGEILVELQVTTRSVLGAIAYGTGGILIDRGWLRMLGSGHQRLTRNIAAWNVGRSNGFCLVADDAVGGFFAINGGAFGDDQGVMYYLAPDTLEWENLGVGHAAFTQWAFSKRLHAFYDQLRWTGWEHEVSNLTGDQCFNFYPFLHTEQGSTQSSSRRPVPISEQYAFNTT
- a CDS encoding transposase, producing the protein MWTRWMVWLSYKALLAKGVVEAGCLTHAQRKFGELHTANKSQIAEAGIRYSPGSTRSSAR